GGAGAGCACGCTCAACCCGTATTCTAGTCATGTGATTAGAGTAAACAGCATCATAATCCTTGTCGATCAAGCACGTCTTGCCTACCAACTCTTTGCTGTTGGTGTTGTTGAATAGCACGTCATCGGCTTTGAGCGTGTATTCTGGTTTCGCTTCTGACCTTGAAATGTATTTTGAACCCTCAAATGTAAGTTCTCCTTTCGACGTAATGTTCATTGGTCGAAGATGAATCACATCACCTGTCTCTTTTTCAGAATTGCCCGAGGCAAATCCTGACTTCATCTCCGTAACCAACTCTTCCAATTTCAACCGAGGCCATCTTTCGTTTCCGGTGATTACCGCATCTCGATACCGGTCCATCGAGAGATTGTAATCGCCGGAGGCGGTGATTTTCTCTTTCGGGACGAGGAGGGCCTGGATTCCAGCTTTCGCGGGAATGACATGTTTGGTTTTGTACTCTTTGATTACTTCCAGCGCGGAAGGTAATTCGTCCTTCTCGGGTGTGGGCCTTCGTTGAGCGCCAATTTCGAAGCCATCGTTTCCAATCTTGACGAAGAGAATATGCTCGCTGCGGCGGGCGATTTCTTTGTCGATAAAGAGGATGCTCGTCTTGACTCCGGAATAGGGCTGGAAGACCCCAGCCGGGAGCGAGACGACGGCATAGAGCAAATGTTCATCGACGAGCCACTTTCGCAAATCTTTATAGGCATTGCCACTTTGGAAAATAATCCCTTCGGGCACGATGATACCGGCCTTGCCTTGCGGCGTTAGGTGCTCCAGGATGTAATCGACGAACAGCACTTCGCTACGGCTTGCGGCAATACGGAATTTGCCGTGCGGACGAATGCCGCCTTTCGGCGACATGAAGGGCGGGTTCGCCATGATGACGTCGGCCTTGTCGTCCCAGCGGTCTTCGCTGGTGAGAGTATCATACTCTTGAATGGCGGGATCGGCGAAGCCATGCAGATACAGATTGACCAGCGACATACGGACCATGTCGGGCGAGATGTCATAGCCGACGAGGTTCTTTCCAAGCTCTTTGCGGTCTTTGGTCGTGAGCAGATCGCCTTCGCGCTTATTCGTATTCGTCTTCAGGATATACTTGAATGCCGCGATGAGGAACCCGGCGGTGCCGCAGGCCGGATCGAGAATGCGATCGGTCTTCATCGGCCCGACCACCTGCACGATGAAATCAATAATGTGGCGCGGAGTTCGGAATTGCCCCGCATCGCCTTGCGAGCCAAGGACCGAGAGGAGATATTCATACGCATCTCCCAGCATCTCGCTGTGATCGTAACTGAACTCGTTGATGACGCTAAGAAACAGGCGTAGTGTTTCGGGGTCTCGATATGGCAGGAATGCATTCTTGAAAATGTCGCGAAAGAGCGGCGGCAGATTCGGATTGAGCTGCATTTCCGCGAGTGCATCCCCATAAAGCCCGATGAGTTCGTGTCCGCCGATCTTGGTGGAATAGACGCTCGTCCACGCATACTTTTTGTACTTGCCGACGAAGAACGTGGCTTTGCCGCCCAACCGCTCGGCTTGCTGGTCCATGTCGTGCATGAACTTGTAGATGAGGGCCAGCGTGATCTGTTCGACCTGCGATTTCGGGTCGGGGACCTTTCCGACCAGGACATCACGAGCCTTGTCGATTCGATTTTTAGTGGCGGAGTCCAGCATGGATTGTGTGTGGTAAAAACATCGCCCTTTCAGGGCTTCAAAATCTATTAAACGTCTGCTTACCCAGGGTTCCGCTTCGCCGCACCATAGGTGCGGCTCGCTCCACCCTGGGCTGCGAGTACTTCGCCCCTTCGGGGCTGGGTCAGCTCGCCAGACGCTGTTGTGGCCGAAGCATTCAGCCGCGGAGCGGCGGAGTACTCGCAGCCCAGGGTGGAGGCCGAAGGCCGGAACCCTGGGTCGCGCAACCCAAACACACCTAAGCCCTGAAAGGGCGGTGTCCCGGAATGCGATTACGCATTTGGCAGAAAATTATTGAGCGAT
Above is a window of Bacteroidota bacterium DNA encoding:
- a CDS encoding N-6 DNA methylase → MLDSATKNRIDKARDVLVGKVPDPKSQVEQITLALIYKFMHDMDQQAERLGGKATFFVGKYKKYAWTSVYSTKIGGHELIGLYGDALAEMQLNPNLPPLFRDIFKNAFLPYRDPETLRLFLSVINEFSYDHSEMLGDAYEYLLSVLGSQGDAGQFRTPRHIIDFIVQVVGPMKTDRILDPACGTAGFLIAAFKYILKTNTNKREGDLLTTKDRKELGKNLVGYDISPDMVRMSLVNLYLHGFADPAIQEYDTLTSEDRWDDKADVIMANPPFMSPKGGIRPHGKFRIAASRSEVLFVDYILEHLTPQGKAGIIVPEGIIFQSGNAYKDLRKWLVDEHLLYAVVSLPAGVFQPYSGVKTSILFIDKEIARRSEHILFVKIGNDGFEIGAQRRPTPEKDELPSALEVIKEYKTKHVIPAKAGIQALLVPKEKITASGDYNLSMDRYRDAVITGNERWPRLKLEELVTEMKSGFASGNSEKETGDVIHLRPMNITSKGELTFEGSKYISRSEAKPEYTLKADDVLFNNTNSKELVGKTCLIDKDYDAVYSNHMTRIRVERALLSPRFLAYVLHYLFQSGYFLAKCNKWVGQAGINLKSLGETEIPLPPLPVQEALVAELERYRKMIEGARAILANYKPEIEIDPKWEIVQLSQVCKKFDYGISEALNTDGVGYKTFRMNEIVNGRTVDNGSMKCADITPQVFKKYQLRREDILFNRTNSIEHVGRTGIFELDGDYIAASYLVRLIPDKLKVDPHFLNFHMNLDWWQKQLKTKASRAIGQANISASLLAKESIYLPPLAEQQTIVARLEQERAEMEMLKGLVARMEGKIKARVAGLWGE